A window of Oikeobacillus pervagus genomic DNA:
GAATAAAGAACGAGTAAGCTTGACATTAAGACAACGAGTGCCCCGACATATTCTTCTGCAGCAAAGCTTCCTCTTACGATTAACAATTTTCCGATAAATCCGCTTAACGGAGGGATCCCTGCTAATGCGAAAGCGGCAACTAAAAACGTCCATCCTAGTAATGGATATTTTTTAATCAAACCACCCATCTTCCGTAAATCACTTGTCCCCGTAATTTTGATCATAACTCCAATGAGGAGGAAGAGAGCGGCTTTGATGATCATGTCATGAATTAAATAAAAAACGGAACCTTTTAAAGATTCTTCTGTCATGACAGAAATACCAAATGCTATCACACCGACCGCAATAATAATATTGTAAATAATAATTTTTTTAACATCCCAGTAGGCAATCGCACCAATGACCCCTGCGATAATTGTGATGATCGCTAAAATCCCAAGTAACTGATGTGTATAACCTGTGTCATGATAAAAGAATAGGGTATACGTTCTTAAAATCGAATAGATTCCTACTTTTGTTAACAACGACCCAAATAAGGCGAGAATCGGTGTTGGAGGAGCGTAATAAGAACCCGGTAACCAAAAGTATAACGGAAAGATGGCCCCTTTTAGACCAAATACGATCAAAAACAAGACGGCAACGACAGTCAAAATGGCCGGCTGGTTTATTTCAGCAATTCTTCTTGAAATATCCGCCATATTTAGAGTACCTACAACAGAGTATAAATAAGCGACTGTGATCACGAAAATAGCCGATGAAATCACGTTAACGAGTATATATTTAATCGTTTCTCTTAGCTGAATTTTCGTACCTCCTATGACAATTAAGACGTAGGAGGACATTAACATCACTTCGAAAAAGACGAATAAGTTGAAAATGTCACCAGTCGTAAAGGCGCCGTTCACCCCTACTAACATAAATTGCATAACAGAATAATAGTAGTAACGTTCTCTTTCCACGCCAATGGAACGAATCGAATAGATGACGACACAAAGAGTAATCAAGCTTGTCGTCGTTACAAGAAGGACTGATAACATATCTGATACGAGTGTAATCCCAAACGGAGCCGTCCAATTACTCAGATTTAACGTTTGAATCCCTTCATTTTTAACGGTAAACAACAAAACGATACTGGCGATAAGTGTTGCTAGTGTTGATACTAAAGCAACGATTCTTTGAAGGACGACAAATTTTCCGATAAAAATTAATAAAATCGCTGTCAATAAGGGGATTAAAATGGGTAAAATCAATAAATTAATCATTTCCTTCGTTTCCTCTCATTTCCTCGACATTGTCTGTTCCTAATTCTTGGTAGGCCCTGTAGGCTAAAACAAGAAAGAAGGCAGTAACCCCGAAGCTAATCACGATTGCTGTTAAGATTAAAGCTTGTGGCAACGGATCCACATAGGCTTTGGCATTCTCGCCGAGTAGCGGAACCGTTCCTTTTTTCAAACCGCCCATAGATAAAATCAATAAATGAGCACCGTGACTTAGAAGGCCTGTCCCAATAATAATCCGTAACAAGCTTTTTGACAGCATTAAATAGACTGCACTGGCAAATAAAATACCAATGATGATTGCCATTAAAAATTCCATTATTCACTCTCCCCAATCGTTTGAATAATGGTCATTGTGACACCAATGACGACTAAGTACACACCTGTATCAAATAAAACAGCTGTATGTAAAGAAGTTTTCCCTAACAATGGCAAATGAAAGTATTCAAATGCATGTGTTAATAATGGGGCATTAAAGAATAACGCTCCCGTTGCTGTTCCCGCAGCAAATAATAAACCAATAGCGATCAAAATTTTAAAATCAAAAGTAAAAATCGTCGCAACCGTTTTTAAGTCGAAAGCGAGAAGTAATAATACAATCGCACCGGAAGTCATTAATCCTCCGATAAATCCTCCCCCAGGATTATAATGTCCAGCAAAAAAGATATGGAGAGAAAAGAGAATGATGATAAAGAAGATGACTTTAGCTGTCGTTTGTAAAATTAAATCATTTGTTTTCATCCTTCTTTCCTCCTTGTCAAGCGAAGTTTAATCATTCCGTAAATTCCTAAAGCAGCGATGGATAATACACAAATTTCAAATAACGTATCAAAACCACGGAAGTCTACGAGAATGACGTTGACCATATTTTTTCCGCCTGCTTTGTCATACGTATTTTCAATGTAATATTGCGAGATTGAGCTGAAAAGCTTGTTACTGTGAG
This region includes:
- a CDS encoding Na+/H+ antiporter subunit D, whose product is MINLLILPILIPLLTAILLIFIGKFVVLQRIVALVSTLATLIASIVLLFTVKNEGIQTLNLSNWTAPFGITLVSDMLSVLLVTTTSLITLCVVIYSIRSIGVERERYYYYSVMQFMLVGVNGAFTTGDIFNLFVFFEVMLMSSYVLIVIGGTKIQLRETIKYILVNVISSAIFVITVAYLYSVVGTLNMADISRRIAEINQPAILTVVAVLFLIVFGLKGAIFPLYFWLPGSYYAPPTPILALFGSLLTKVGIYSILRTYTLFFYHDTGYTHQLLGILAIITIIAGVIGAIAYWDVKKIIIYNIIIAVGVIAFGISVMTEESLKGSVFYLIHDMIIKAALFLLIGVMIKITGTSDLRKMGGLIKKYPLLGWTFLVAAFALAGIPPLSGFIGKLLIVRGSFAAEEYVGALVVLMSSLLVLYSVIKIFIHGFWGTPKDFKNEDRQPVHFLWFPSAILVLAAVFYGVGAEYMNTLISQATDVLVDPTIYIDAVLKE
- a CDS encoding Na(+)/H(+) antiporter subunit C produces the protein MEFLMAIIIGILFASAVYLMLSKSLLRIIIGTGLLSHGAHLLILSMGGLKKGTVPLLGENAKAYVDPLPQALILTAIVISFGVTAFFLVLAYRAYQELGTDNVEEMRGNEGND
- a CDS encoding Na(+)/H(+) antiporter subunit B; this encodes MKTNDLILQTTAKVIFFIIILFSLHIFFAGHYNPGGGFIGGLMTSGAIVLLLLAFDLKTVATIFTFDFKILIAIGLLFAAGTATGALFFNAPLLTHAFEYFHLPLLGKTSLHTAVLFDTGVYLVVIGVTMTIIQTIGESE